A section of the Pseudomonas lini genome encodes:
- a CDS encoding DMT family transporter produces the protein MKQVGFAEAHWGMLIWAMLIASSFFAAAEVSQSIDPILLTGLRLLFSALMFLPLLLLKNTSPISARGLLAHAVLGLLLATYFGSLFEALRHTTAVNTATLYTLVPLMTLFFEVFLLRSPSLKSRLLPMSIAAIGALLLIFKGTAPGELPALYPVLVFGVGCLAMALYSPLSQRFKVKTLKGRDPVAMTFWNMLFGSLFLLVFCLFNGGWRSGAQLSASDMFWLVYLALFGTLATFWLLHRAIGVISPSTVVSYVYLNTLFVTLFHWFWLRQQPVLIELTGAVLVGVGILALVITSRNARTVTA, from the coding sequence ATGAAACAAGTCGGTTTTGCAGAAGCTCACTGGGGCATGCTGATCTGGGCGATGCTGATCGCATCGTCTTTCTTTGCAGCGGCAGAGGTCAGCCAATCGATAGATCCAATCCTGTTGACCGGGCTGCGTTTGTTGTTTTCAGCCTTGATGTTCTTGCCACTGCTGTTATTGAAAAACACCTCACCGATCTCGGCCAGAGGCTTGCTGGCGCATGCAGTTCTTGGGCTGCTGCTGGCAACGTATTTTGGTTCGCTGTTTGAAGCGCTGCGCCATACCACCGCGGTCAATACCGCGACGCTGTATACGCTGGTGCCGCTGATGACGTTATTTTTCGAGGTGTTCCTGCTGCGGAGCCCAAGCCTGAAGAGCCGCTTGTTACCGATGTCGATTGCAGCGATCGGTGCCCTGCTGCTGATTTTCAAAGGGACGGCTCCAGGCGAACTGCCTGCACTGTACCCGGTACTGGTCTTCGGCGTCGGCTGCCTGGCGATGGCGCTTTATTCGCCTCTGAGCCAGCGATTCAAGGTCAAGACCTTGAAGGGGCGCGACCCGGTGGCGATGACCTTCTGGAACATGCTGTTCGGCTCACTGTTTTTGTTAGTGTTCTGTCTGTTTAACGGCGGTTGGCGCAGCGGCGCGCAGTTGTCGGCGAGCGATATGTTCTGGCTGGTATACCTGGCGCTGTTTGGCACCCTCGCGACATTCTGGCTGCTGCATCGGGCAATCGGGGTGATTTCACCGTCTACGGTGGTTTCCTACGTCTACCTGAACACCTTGTTTGTCACATTGTTTCACTGGTTCTGGCTCAGACAGCAACCGGTGCTGATAGAACTCACCGGTGCCGTGCTGGTGGGTGTCGGCATTCTGGCATTGGTGATCACCAGCCGTAACGCCAGAACCGTTACGGCTTGA
- a CDS encoding cyanate transporter yields the protein MENVRTSSSYAGWLMVSVVLVALNLRPSMAAVGPLLSAIRGDVPLSFSTASLLTMLPVMAMGLAMFLGMRIAQRVGEHRTIILSLLIIGVATVSRLYLDSTLELILSAVLAGLGIALIQAVMPALIKSRFSDNVSLFMGLYVTSIMGGAAIAASFSPFVLAQTGSWRMGLAIWALLTLVALAFWLAQRSAIAPLPAAPMGRQESFVGNSRAWLLAIFFGLGTASYTCVLAWLAPYYVEKGWSEQNAGLLLGFLTAMEVVSGLITPAIANRSQDKRLVLVVLLALIMAGFCGLILSPERFSLLWPCLLGLGIGGLFPMSLIVSLDHLDNPRRAGGLTAFVQGIGYLIAGLSPLIAGMIRDQLGSFEWAWWSLTAVMAVMIVMVLRFNPRQYAQHIQ from the coding sequence ATGGAAAACGTTCGTACTTCAAGCTCCTATGCCGGATGGCTGATGGTCAGCGTGGTATTGGTGGCACTGAACCTGAGGCCATCGATGGCCGCTGTCGGGCCATTGCTGTCGGCCATTCGCGGCGACGTTCCATTAAGTTTCAGTACCGCCTCGCTGCTGACCATGCTGCCCGTCATGGCGATGGGCCTGGCGATGTTCCTGGGAATGCGCATCGCACAACGGGTTGGCGAACACCGCACCATCATCCTGTCCTTGTTGATCATCGGTGTGGCCACGGTCTCGCGGCTGTATCTGGACAGCACCCTTGAGCTGATCCTCAGCGCGGTACTGGCCGGGCTGGGGATCGCCCTCATCCAGGCGGTGATGCCGGCGTTGATCAAGTCACGCTTCAGCGACAACGTTTCGCTGTTCATGGGTTTGTATGTCACCTCGATCATGGGCGGAGCGGCGATTGCGGCATCGTTCTCGCCTTTCGTCCTGGCGCAAACCGGTAGTTGGCGGATGGGCCTGGCAATCTGGGCACTCCTGACGCTGGTGGCCTTGGCGTTCTGGCTTGCCCAGCGCTCGGCAATCGCGCCATTGCCGGCGGCGCCGATGGGGCGCCAGGAGTCCTTCGTCGGTAACTCACGGGCCTGGTTGCTGGCGATTTTCTTCGGTTTGGGCACGGCCTCCTACACCTGTGTACTGGCCTGGCTAGCTCCGTATTACGTGGAAAAAGGCTGGAGCGAACAGAATGCCGGTTTATTGCTGGGGTTTCTCACGGCCATGGAAGTCGTGTCCGGGCTGATAACACCCGCGATTGCCAACCGCAGCCAGGACAAGCGTCTGGTACTGGTCGTTCTGCTGGCCTTGATCATGGCCGGCTTCTGCGGCCTGATCCTCAGCCCGGAACGCTTTAGCCTGCTATGGCCGTGCCTGCTGGGCCTGGGCATTGGCGGTCTGTTCCCGATGAGCCTGATCGTGTCCCTTGATCACCTGGATAACCCGCGTCGTGCCGGCGGCCTGACGGCCTTCGTACAAGGCATCGGTTACCTGATCGCGGGCCTCTCGCCGCTGATTGCCGGGATGATTCGCGACCAATTGGGTAGCTTCGAATGGGCCTGGTGGTCACTCACAGCGGTGATGGCGGTGATGATTGTAATGGTGCTGCGCTTCAACCCAAGGCAATACGCGCAGCATATCCAATAG
- a CDS encoding glutamine synthetase family protein: MSCATTSFATKEEAQSFLEHNPDIEMFELFILDNNGVPRGKLLHRDELLAVYESGRPLPSTILGLTINGDDVENSGLVWDVGDIDCRAYPISGSLQRMPWRLIPTAAVQVSMHPKEGMPATIADPRHLLAKVIEGLQADGYYPVMAAELEFYLLDQQRDSNGRPQPARDVDGGRPRATQVYGLRELEQIESFLADLYSACKLQGIPARTAISEYAPGQVEITLEHRTDALQAMDEAVRYKRLVKGVAHKHGMAACFMAKPFDDLAGTGMHMHVSLADKEGNNLFASAAPDGTPLLKQAVGGLLGTLLDSLLLFCPNANSYRRFQTNSYAPLAATWGVDNRTVSLRVPGGPAFSRHIEHRICGADANPYLAAAAILAGIHRGIREQLDPGVPVEGNGYAQATELLPTDWLTTLRALEASNWAREAFGSEFLGVYLAVKRAEYRQFMGEVGEQDWRWYLHQA; the protein is encoded by the coding sequence ATGAGCTGTGCCACGACATCCTTCGCCACGAAAGAAGAAGCCCAGTCCTTTCTGGAACACAATCCGGATATCGAGATGTTCGAGCTGTTCATCCTCGACAACAACGGTGTGCCACGGGGCAAGCTGCTGCATCGCGATGAACTGCTGGCGGTGTACGAGAGCGGGCGACCGCTGCCGAGTACCATTCTGGGCCTGACCATCAATGGCGATGACGTCGAAAATTCCGGGCTGGTCTGGGACGTCGGTGATATCGATTGCCGGGCCTACCCGATTAGCGGCAGTTTGCAGCGCATGCCGTGGCGATTGATTCCCACGGCGGCGGTGCAGGTCAGCATGCATCCAAAAGAAGGCATGCCCGCGACCATCGCCGACCCACGGCACCTGCTGGCCAAGGTCATCGAAGGCTTGCAGGCCGACGGTTATTACCCGGTGATGGCGGCGGAGCTGGAGTTCTATTTGCTGGATCAGCAGCGCGACAGCAACGGTCGGCCGCAGCCTGCACGCGATGTCGATGGCGGGCGGCCACGCGCCACACAGGTTTATGGCTTGCGGGAACTAGAGCAGATTGAGTCGTTTCTGGCCGACCTTTACAGCGCCTGCAAGCTGCAAGGCATTCCGGCGCGCACAGCGATCTCCGAATACGCGCCGGGGCAGGTGGAAATCACCCTCGAACACCGCACCGATGCTTTGCAGGCGATGGATGAAGCAGTGCGCTACAAACGGTTGGTCAAGGGCGTGGCCCACAAGCATGGGATGGCGGCGTGTTTCATGGCCAAGCCTTTCGATGATCTGGCCGGCACCGGCATGCACATGCACGTCAGCCTGGCGGACAAGGAGGGCAATAACCTGTTCGCCAGCGCTGCCCCAGACGGCACGCCGCTGCTTAAACAAGCGGTCGGCGGACTGCTCGGCACGTTGCTCGATTCATTGCTGCTGTTTTGTCCGAACGCCAACTCGTACCGCCGTTTCCAGACCAACAGCTACGCACCATTGGCGGCCACCTGGGGCGTGGACAACCGCACCGTGAGTTTGCGGGTGCCCGGCGGGCCGGCATTCTCCCGGCATATCGAGCACCGCATCTGTGGTGCCGACGCCAACCCGTACCTGGCGGCTGCGGCGATCCTGGCCGGGATTCATCGCGGCATCCGCGAGCAGCTTGACCCTGGGGTTCCCGTGGAAGGTAACGGGTATGCCCAGGCCACGGAATTGTTACCGACCGACTGGTTGACCACGTTGCGAGCGCTGGAGGCATCGAACTGGGCGCGGGAAGCATTTGGCAGTGAGTTTCTTGGCGTGTATCTGGCGGTGAAACGTGCCGAATACCGGCAGTTCATGGGTGAAGTTGGTGAGCAGGACTGGCGCTGGTATCTGCATCAGGCGTGA
- a CDS encoding phosphoethanolamine transferase produces the protein MLKFKAVRPEWVTLIASTFLLAGFNSVLWQHLFDITATDGQGIAMRVAFGAMILAIFNIVLTLLAFRPVMKPVLTLIFLISAGVAYFMSQYGVLIDAGMLRNFAETNATEVRDLLSLKLFVYIVLLGVLPSWLLWKTPVNYRRWHRELLSKVLVSVASVAVIGGVALVNYQGLSSLFRNHHELRLMVVPSNYIGASLGYLREQVVSARQPFINIGEDARKNPIWQTHGRKSLTVLVVGESARAENFGILGYGRDTTPKLDKEAGLIAFTDVHSCGTETAVSVPCMFSNMGRKDYNASKAKNEEGLLDVLKHAGLEVIWRDNQSGCKGTCDRVTVDNVSNLKDPALCANSECRDEILLQGLQHFIDTLDKDTVLVLHQMGSHGPEYFKRYPKEYEHFTPVCESNALNNCSRESIVNGYDNTLVYTDHVLSTLIDLLRSNQDKVDTAMLYLSDHGESLGEYNLFLHGTPYMLAPEQQKHVAMLAWFSDSYQKSFSVDTHCLQLSREKPLSQDNLFHSMLGLLEVNSKVYDPGLDMFAGCRGAVIDGVLAKE, from the coding sequence ATGTTGAAGTTCAAAGCCGTGCGCCCCGAGTGGGTGACGTTGATTGCCAGCACCTTTTTATTGGCAGGGTTCAATTCAGTTCTCTGGCAACACCTCTTCGATATCACCGCAACAGACGGTCAAGGCATCGCCATGCGTGTCGCGTTCGGGGCGATGATCCTGGCAATCTTCAACATTGTGCTGACCTTGCTGGCATTCCGGCCTGTGATGAAACCCGTGTTGACGCTGATCTTTTTGATCAGTGCTGGCGTGGCTTACTTCATGAGCCAATACGGTGTGCTGATCGACGCGGGTATGTTGCGTAACTTTGCCGAAACCAATGCCACGGAAGTGCGCGATCTACTCTCGTTGAAGTTGTTTGTTTATATTGTACTGCTCGGTGTTTTACCGTCGTGGTTATTGTGGAAAACGCCGGTTAATTATCGTCGTTGGCACCGTGAGTTATTAAGTAAAGTGCTGGTGAGTGTCGCATCGGTTGCAGTGATCGGCGGTGTCGCATTGGTCAATTATCAGGGCCTGTCGTCATTGTTTCGCAATCACCATGAATTGCGCCTGATGGTGGTGCCAAGCAACTACATCGGTGCCTCGCTCGGCTATCTGCGCGAGCAAGTGGTTTCTGCCCGGCAGCCCTTCATCAACATCGGTGAAGACGCTCGGAAAAACCCGATCTGGCAAACCCACGGCCGTAAATCCCTGACGGTGCTGGTGGTGGGCGAAAGTGCTCGGGCCGAGAACTTCGGGATCCTGGGTTATGGCCGCGACACCACACCCAAACTGGATAAAGAGGCCGGCCTGATTGCCTTCACCGATGTGCATTCTTGCGGCACGGAAACGGCCGTGTCGGTGCCCTGCATGTTCTCCAACATGGGTCGCAAGGATTACAACGCCAGCAAGGCGAAGAACGAGGAAGGTCTGCTGGACGTGCTCAAACACGCGGGTCTGGAGGTGATCTGGCGGGATAACCAGTCAGGCTGCAAAGGTACTTGCGATCGAGTCACTGTCGACAACGTGAGTAACCTGAAAGACCCGGCGTTGTGTGCCAATAGCGAGTGCCGCGATGAAATTCTCCTGCAAGGTTTGCAGCACTTTATCGACACGCTGGATAAAGACACCGTGCTGGTACTGCACCAAATGGGCAGTCACGGTCCGGAATACTTCAAGCGCTACCCGAAAGAGTACGAACACTTCACCCCGGTGTGTGAAAGCAATGCACTGAACAATTGCAGCCGCGAAAGTATCGTCAATGGCTACGACAACACGTTGGTGTACACCGACCATGTGCTGTCGACCTTGATCGATTTGTTGCGCAGTAATCAGGACAAAGTCGATACCGCGATGCTTTATCTGTCGGACCATGGCGAATCGCTGGGCGAATACAACCTGTTCCTTCATGGCACGCCTTACATGCTGGCGCCGGAACAACAGAAGCATGTAGCGATGCTGGCGTGGTTCTCCGACAGCTATCAAAAATCGTTCTCGGTGGACACCCATTGCCTGCAACTGAGTCGCGAAAAGCCCTTGAGCCAGGACAACCTGTTCCATTCCATGCTTGGCCTGCTGGAGGTCAACAGCAAGGTCTACGACCCGGGGCTGGACATGTTTGCCGGTTGTCGCGGTGCGGTGATCGACGGTGTGCTGGCCAAAGAATGA
- a CDS encoding class I SAM-dependent methyltransferase produces MSAQPPSAIELEFARRYDQEHARVCLQSRPRGLAGRLTFWRDEQLVRNALQVAGEPGLILDVACGAGRFWSILAEHANRVILATDPSQDMLDHARTHHPQHLLERVKTFQSSAFTIGLSANAVDCIFCMQLFQHITSPEHRLAMLGEFHRVSRDTVIVAVRIDGRFKLRRSDGGRAEVQPQASKAELEAEFRQAGFHLLSHQDFLPGCARMRVYVLRKGG; encoded by the coding sequence ATGTCCGCGCAGCCCCCATCCGCCATCGAACTCGAGTTCGCCCGGCGCTACGATCAGGAACACGCTCGCGTCTGCCTTCAGTCGCGACCGCGTGGCCTGGCAGGGCGTTTGACGTTCTGGCGCGACGAGCAACTGGTGCGTAACGCGCTTCAGGTCGCAGGCGAACCGGGATTGATTCTTGATGTAGCCTGCGGTGCGGGGCGCTTCTGGTCGATACTGGCCGAGCATGCGAATCGGGTGATTCTTGCGACCGATCCGTCTCAGGACATGCTCGATCATGCCCGCACCCACCATCCGCAGCACTTGCTGGAACGGGTCAAGACCTTTCAGAGTTCAGCCTTCACTATCGGTTTGTCGGCGAACGCGGTTGATTGCATTTTTTGCATGCAACTGTTTCAACACATCACCAGTCCTGAGCATCGGTTGGCCATGCTGGGCGAGTTCCACCGGGTCAGTCGCGATACCGTGATTGTGGCGGTGCGGATTGATGGGCGTTTCAAGCTCCGCCGATCGGATGGGGGGCGCGCAGAGGTCCAGCCACAGGCGAGCAAGGCCGAGCTTGAGGCCGAGTTCAGGCAGGCGGGTTTCCACTTGCTCAGCCATCAGGACTTCCTGCCGGGGTGCGCGCGGATGCGGGTCTACGTGCTGCGTAAGGGCGGCTAG
- the rnd gene encoding ribonuclease D, whose amino-acid sequence MAIDIHWIRDNDSLGQFCAEWQQLPFVALDTEFMRVDTFYPIAGLLQIGDGVRAYLIDPLTIDNWQPLAALLENPAVVKVVHACSEDLEVLLRLTGSLPAPLFDTQLAAAYLNLGFSMGYSRLVQEVLGIDLPKGETRSDWLQRPLSDTQISYAAEDALHLAEVFVQLRPKLSDEKYAWVLEDGAELVANLRREVDPYEVYREAKLAWKLSRAQLAVLRELCAWREREARARDLPRNRIVREHSLWPLARTQPDNLGALAKIEDMHPRTVRQDGEFLLDLIKRSGSVSPDQWPPAVPEPLPVDAAALVKQLRAIGQAEAERLNIAPELMLRKKTLEALLKSGFPNGPYQLPDSLRGWRRELMGQALLDSLATAGEQP is encoded by the coding sequence GTGGCCATCGATATTCACTGGATTCGCGACAACGATAGCCTCGGTCAGTTTTGTGCCGAGTGGCAGCAGCTGCCATTCGTTGCCCTCGACACCGAATTCATGCGGGTCGACACCTTTTACCCGATCGCAGGCCTGCTGCAGATCGGCGATGGCGTACGCGCTTACCTGATTGACCCGCTGACCATCGACAATTGGCAGCCATTGGCGGCGTTGCTGGAAAACCCGGCCGTGGTCAAAGTCGTCCACGCGTGCAGCGAAGACCTCGAAGTCCTGTTGCGCCTGACCGGCAGTCTGCCGGCACCGCTGTTCGACACCCAATTGGCCGCCGCTTACCTGAACCTCGGTTTCTCCATGGGCTATTCGCGGCTGGTGCAGGAAGTGCTCGGCATCGACCTGCCCAAGGGCGAGACCCGTTCCGACTGGCTGCAACGTCCGCTGTCCGACACCCAGATCAGCTACGCCGCCGAAGATGCCTTGCACCTGGCGGAAGTTTTCGTACAGCTGCGTCCGAAGCTTTCTGACGAAAAATACGCCTGGGTTTTGGAAGACGGTGCCGAGCTGGTGGCCAATCTGCGTCGCGAGGTCGACCCGTATGAGGTCTATCGCGAAGCCAAACTGGCCTGGAAACTGTCCCGCGCCCAACTCGCCGTGTTGCGTGAACTTTGCGCCTGGCGTGAACGCGAAGCCCGTGCCCGTGATCTGCCGCGCAACCGCATCGTCCGTGAACATTCCCTGTGGCCGTTGGCTCGCACGCAACCGGACAACCTCGGCGCGCTGGCGAAAATCGAAGACATGCACCCGCGTACCGTGCGTCAGGACGGCGAATTTCTGCTTGATCTGATCAAGCGCTCTGGCAGTGTGTCGCCTGATCAATGGCCACCTGCGGTGCCGGAGCCGTTGCCGGTGGACGCCGCCGCGCTGGTCAAACAGCTGCGCGCCATAGGCCAGGCCGAAGCCGAACGCCTGAACATCGCGCCGGAGCTGATGCTGCGCAAGAAAACTCTGGAAGCCCTGCTAAAAAGCGGCTTCCCCAATGGTCCTTACCAATTGCCTGATTCGCTGCGTGGCTGGCGCCGCGAATTGATGGGCCAGGCGCTGCTCGACAGCCTGGCCACCGCCGGAGAACAGCCTTGA
- a CDS encoding YcgL domain-containing protein, with translation MKRICSIYQSSKRSGMYLYVLKSDALERVPEALKLAFGKPKHSFDLVLSPERKLASEDIVVVLENLEKQGYHLQMPPAEDEYIEHLPEELLRRNDPM, from the coding sequence TTGAAACGTATTTGCTCCATCTACCAAAGCTCCAAGCGCAGCGGCATGTACCTTTATGTGCTCAAAAGCGATGCGCTTGAACGTGTGCCAGAAGCGCTGAAGCTGGCCTTCGGCAAGCCGAAACATTCCTTCGATCTGGTGCTGTCGCCCGAGCGCAAACTGGCCAGTGAAGACATCGTCGTCGTGCTGGAAAACCTCGAGAAGCAGGGCTACCACCTGCAAATGCCGCCGGCCGAAGATGAATATATCGAGCATCTGCCGGAAGAACTGCTGCGACGCAACGACCCGATGTAA
- a CDS encoding D-2-hydroxyacid dehydrogenase translates to MRVLIAEHDHPVYAQLLRQAAPDLEVLTSGDSAELARQAAECQVWLGQPDLLATLLRQGHEPQWLQSTWAGITPLLADGLPRHYRLTRAVGIFGQVMAEYVLTYMLGHEREVLPRLVSQVERKWDNRQGQSLAGRKVLIVGTGDIGQSVAQFLLPFGVELYGIASEAREQAPFVEIGALSDLPRLVGEVDYVINLLPNTPNTHDLYDAALFKQFKPTGLFINVGRGVAVVDADLVEALKEGHLAGAVIDVCRQEPLPQRHPFWTAWGLLLTGHSSAPTSPPMMVKLFVENLRAYQAGEALRGEVDFNRGY, encoded by the coding sequence ATGCGCGTTCTGATTGCTGAACACGACCACCCTGTGTATGCCCAACTGTTGCGTCAGGCAGCGCCTGATCTGGAAGTTCTGACCAGCGGCGACTCCGCCGAACTGGCCCGTCAGGCCGCCGAGTGCCAAGTCTGGCTCGGTCAGCCGGACCTGCTGGCGACCTTGCTGCGTCAGGGCCACGAACCACAATGGCTGCAATCGACCTGGGCCGGCATCACGCCGTTGCTGGCTGACGGCCTGCCTCGGCACTATCGCCTGACTCGGGCGGTAGGGATTTTCGGTCAGGTCATGGCCGAATACGTACTGACCTACATGCTCGGCCACGAGCGCGAAGTACTGCCGCGGCTGGTCAGCCAGGTCGAGCGCAAGTGGGACAACCGCCAGGGTCAAAGCCTGGCCGGACGCAAGGTGTTGATCGTCGGTACCGGTGACATCGGTCAGTCCGTGGCGCAGTTTCTGTTGCCGTTTGGCGTCGAGTTATACGGCATCGCCAGCGAAGCCCGTGAGCAGGCGCCCTTTGTCGAAATCGGCGCGCTGAGCGACTTGCCGCGCCTGGTCGGTGAAGTGGATTACGTGATCAATCTGCTGCCCAATACCCCCAATACTCACGACCTGTACGACGCCGCACTGTTCAAGCAGTTCAAGCCGACCGGGTTGTTCATCAACGTCGGGCGCGGTGTGGCGGTGGTCGATGCGGATCTGGTGGAAGCCTTGAAGGAAGGGCATCTGGCCGGGGCCGTGATCGACGTCTGTCGTCAGGAGCCGTTGCCGCAACGCCATCCGTTCTGGACCGCGTGGGGCCTGCTGCTGACTGGTCACAGCTCGGCACCGACTTCGCCACCGATGATGGTGAAGTTGTTCGTCGAAAACCTGCGGGCGTATCAGGCGGGTGAAGCGTTGCGTGGGGAAGTGGATTTCAATCGCGGCTATTGA
- a CDS encoding nitroreductase family protein has product MSANPRVADYAIHPQFTDRWSPRAFTGETIAEETLLSFFEAARWAPSAYNSQPWRFLYARRDTPNWERYLGLLNEFNRSWAQHASALVIVVSKTTFAIPGATEETPALSHTFDTGSAWGHLALQASISGWHTHGMAGFDQDLTRKELNIPEGYALHAAVAIGKLGDKATLAEYLQAREEPSPRRPLSELAAEGDFTL; this is encoded by the coding sequence ATGAGTGCTAACCCACGCGTTGCCGATTACGCCATTCATCCTCAGTTCACCGATCGCTGGTCGCCCCGTGCCTTCACCGGCGAAACCATTGCCGAAGAGACGCTGCTGAGCTTCTTCGAAGCCGCACGCTGGGCACCATCGGCGTACAACTCGCAGCCTTGGCGGTTTCTTTATGCGCGCCGCGACACGCCGAACTGGGAACGTTACCTGGGCCTGTTGAATGAGTTCAACCGCAGCTGGGCTCAGCACGCCTCGGCACTGGTGATCGTGGTCTCGAAAACCACCTTTGCGATACCTGGCGCCACCGAAGAAACACCGGCGCTGTCGCACACCTTCGACACCGGTTCGGCCTGGGGCCACCTGGCGCTGCAAGCGAGCATCAGCGGCTGGCACACCCACGGCATGGCCGGCTTCGATCAGGACCTGACCCGAAAAGAGCTGAATATTCCTGAGGGTTATGCGCTGCACGCGGCGGTGGCGATCGGCAAGCTGGGTGATAAGGCGACGCTGGCCGAGTACCTGCAAGCTCGCGAAGAGCCGAGCCCGCGTCGTCCGCTGAGCGAGTTGGCGGCTGAAGGTGATTTCACCCTCTAA
- a CDS encoding YcgN family cysteine cluster protein, whose amino-acid sequence MAAKVEPFWIRKTLDQLDQEEWESLCDGCGLCCLQKLEDEDDNSVYYTRIACKLLDLKTCQCTDYPNRRDFVPDCIQLTPGKADEFKWLPPTCGYRLVSEGKDLPLWHHLVCGDREAVHHERISQSGRMLAEGSVAEDDWEDHLIFRAG is encoded by the coding sequence ATGGCCGCCAAAGTCGAACCGTTCTGGATACGCAAAACCCTCGATCAACTCGATCAAGAGGAATGGGAATCGCTGTGCGATGGCTGTGGCCTGTGCTGCCTGCAAAAACTCGAGGACGAGGACGACAACTCCGTCTACTACACGCGCATCGCCTGCAAATTGCTGGACCTCAAAACCTGTCAGTGCACCGATTACCCCAACCGCCGCGACTTTGTGCCCGATTGCATCCAGCTCACGCCGGGCAAGGCTGATGAATTCAAATGGCTGCCGCCGACCTGCGGTTATCGCCTGGTCAGCGAAGGCAAGGATTTGCCGCTCTGGCATCACCTGGTGTGCGGTGATCGCGAGGCGGTGCATCACGAACGTATTTCCCAGTCCGGGCGCATGCTCGCCGAAGGCAGCGTGGCCGAAGACGATTGGGAAGACCATCTGATTTTTCGCGCGGGTTGA
- a CDS encoding DUF2892 domain-containing protein, with the protein MREFNPVERIETTPFQSPSVQNVHGWERAGSLAGGVVMLSKGLRRGGVFGLIEMAIGGMALARGITGHCSAKRLLEKNRQDMKNARARIERAGDELSRMKANAEAATSTATVTGNDSLNSPKAGV; encoded by the coding sequence ATGCGCGAGTTCAATCCTGTAGAACGTATCGAAACCACCCCGTTCCAGAGCCCTTCCGTACAGAACGTTCATGGTTGGGAACGCGCTGGCTCCCTGGCGGGTGGCGTGGTCATGCTGAGCAAGGGCCTGCGACGCGGCGGCGTGTTCGGATTGATCGAAATGGCTATCGGCGGCATGGCCCTGGCCCGTGGCATTACCGGGCATTGCTCGGCGAAAAGGCTGTTGGAAAAGAACCGTCAGGACATGAAAAACGCACGCGCGAGAATCGAACGCGCCGGGGATGAGCTGAGCCGCATGAAAGCCAATGCCGAAGCGGCGACCAGCACGGCGACCGTGACGGGAAATGATTCGTTGAACTCGCCGAAGGCTGGCGTCTGA
- a CDS encoding RNA methyltransferase, with the protein MADKRYSCIGLYNPKSPENVGSVMRAAGCYGVASVFYTGKRYERAADFVTDTKKVHCDIPLIGIDDLKKILPLGCVPVAVELVDGARSLPEYTHPDRALYIFGPEDGSLDKEIRDWCEDVVYIPTTGCMNLAATVNVVLYDRMAKGNNTRSGPKFR; encoded by the coding sequence GTGGCAGATAAACGGTACAGCTGCATTGGTTTGTATAACCCCAAATCACCGGAGAACGTCGGTTCGGTAATGCGCGCCGCCGGCTGTTATGGCGTGGCGTCGGTTTTTTACACCGGCAAGCGTTATGAACGCGCTGCCGATTTCGTCACCGACACCAAGAAAGTCCACTGCGACATTCCACTGATCGGCATCGACGACCTGAAAAAAATCCTGCCTCTTGGCTGTGTGCCGGTCGCCGTGGAACTGGTCGACGGCGCCCGCTCGCTGCCGGAATACACTCACCCGGATCGCGCCCTCTACATCTTCGGCCCCGAAGACGGCTCGCTGGATAAAGAAATCCGCGACTGGTGCGAAGACGTGGTCTACATCCCGACCACCGGCTGCATGAACCTGGCGGCCACCGTCAACGTTGTGCTGTATGACCGCATGGCCAAGGGCAACAACACCCGCTCCGGTCCGAAATTCCGCTGA
- a CDS encoding YajD family HNH nuclease, whose translation MSSSTPTNTSKLDRILADNQRDKEMGYRDKALKMYPHVCGRCAREFSGKRLSELTVHHRDHNHDNNPQDGSNWELLCLYCHDNEHSRYTDQQYFDEGSLSTPKIAKATHNPFAALAGLMKKED comes from the coding sequence ATGAGTTCGTCCACCCCAACCAATACATCGAAGCTGGACCGCATCCTTGCCGACAACCAGCGCGACAAGGAAATGGGTTACCGCGACAAAGCCCTGAAGATGTACCCGCACGTGTGCGGCCGCTGCGCCCGTGAGTTCTCCGGCAAACGCCTGAGCGAACTGACCGTGCATCACCGCGACCACAACCACGACAACAACCCTCAGGATGGCTCGAACTGGGAGCTGTTGTGCCTGTATTGCCACGACAACGAACACTCGCGTTATACCGATCAGCAGTATTTCGATGAAGGTTCGCTGAGTACGCCGAAGATTGCCAAGGCGACGCACAACCCGTTTGCGGCGTTGGCGGGGTTGATGAAGAAAGAAGACTGA